A section of the Drosophila subobscura isolate 14011-0131.10 chromosome A, UCBerk_Dsub_1.0, whole genome shotgun sequence genome encodes:
- the LOC117897704 gene encoding uncharacterized protein LOC117897704, giving the protein MESSAGSAETEDEAEDPSQTRDEDDIDNDVEQSTDSVHYGRRRRNYWLSLYGFEAAEAVRILYIFMRFCHLTDINRLPNGIELRFGSSEQLQRGRLLAQRLVVSQFQLRWRMGRLPRLEHQQGGEERGGSLERESLSLMGRLRRAFVNYFQSMSR; this is encoded by the coding sequence ATGGAAAGCTCTGCCGGGTCTGCCGAAACAGAGGACGAAGCGGAGGATCCATCTCAGACTCGGGATGAGGATGACATTGACAACGATGTGGAGCAATCAACCGATTCAGTGCATTATGGGCGTCGACGCCGGAACTACTGGCTCAGCCTGTATGGCTTTGAGGCCGCCGAGGCCGTCCGCATCTTGTACATCTTCATGCGCTTCTGCCATCTAACCGACATCAATCGGCTGCCGAACGGCATCGAGCTGAGATTCGGCTCATCGGAGCAGCTCCAACGGGGCCGCCTGCTCGCCCAGCGGCTCGTGGTGAGCCAATTCCAGCTAAGATGGCGCATGGGTCGCCTGCCACGCCTCGAACATCAGCAgggtggagaggagaggggagGGAGCTTGGAAAGGGAGAGCTTAAGCTTAATGGGTAGGCTGCGTCGGGCATTTGTCAACTACTTTCAGAGTATGTCACGATAG